The Gaiellales bacterium genome has a segment encoding these proteins:
- a CDS encoding GtrA family protein, which produces MEEGVESAAVRARGHARRFNLAVRHPDNWMQVLRFCIVGGTGYVVNLVAFLIADQRMPYMLAFVLAFILAATSNFVWNRLWTFRVSHGVPHHQYVRFLTVSAMALCLDLGVLRALVEAGGMAKVTAAAIAILVATPVSFLGNKLWTFQ; this is translated from the coding sequence ATGGAGGAGGGAGTCGAGTCCGCCGCGGTTCGCGCCCGGGGACACGCGCGCCGGTTCAACCTCGCCGTCCGCCACCCGGACAACTGGATGCAGGTGCTGCGCTTCTGCATCGTCGGGGGGACGGGCTACGTGGTGAACCTGGTCGCGTTCCTGATCGCCGACCAGCGCATGCCGTACATGCTCGCGTTCGTGCTCGCGTTCATCCTGGCCGCGACCAGCAATTTCGTCTGGAACCGGCTGTGGACGTTCCGCGTCTCACACGGTGTGCCCCACCACCAGTACGTGCGCTTCCTGACCGTCAGCGCGATGGCGCTCTGCCTCGACCTGGGTGTCCTGCGCGCGCTCGTGGAGGCGGGCGGGATGGCGAAGGTGACCGCCGCCGCGATCGCCATCCTGGTTGCGACGCCGGTCAGCTTCCTTGGCAACAAGCTCTGGACGTTTCAGTAG
- a CDS encoding alkaline phosphatase family protein, which yields MTAPAGCAGRKKLILAVVDGLGPELLDRAIAAGRAPTMARLAAAGERRDDCVSTFPSLTPVCLAALLTGEHPAGSHIPGMTWYHRGERRLVEYGSSFAATLAEGTRQMVDDILVNMNLVHLSRNTTTIFEFLEDAGYVTAGVNTYVCRGRVRHPITWPVARSLARRIGIVDAVYGPRRYFLGDLFFTDQTGAPRNFGGGIDRHGGAVGRWLVTRDGFDFLFFYLYETDAAQHRGGDVIGAVEVADGGLGLLVEAAGGLDRFLDRYAVVVVADHSQSPVLHAADAAGPLEGMELFRSSRRSDPDSCELAVTASNRAAMVYRLGRAREPNGRIAERMLEQPAAELAMYADEGWMHVRGGSGELRFRRGPGETDARGNTFTVEGDADLLHPQVHPNALERIEGALLCPAAGEVIVSAAPGWEFSDSGGAHHVGGGSHGSLRAEDSIVPLITAGFDGGPPLGGMPSITDMAPLAARHFGVNRPVRQAASALAGVR from the coding sequence ATGACCGCCCCCGCAGGCTGCGCCGGCCGGAAGAAGCTGATCCTGGCGGTGGTCGATGGCCTCGGCCCGGAGCTGCTCGACCGGGCGATCGCCGCCGGCCGGGCGCCGACGATGGCCAGGCTGGCCGCCGCCGGCGAGCGCCGCGACGACTGCGTCTCCACGTTCCCGTCGCTCACGCCTGTCTGCCTGGCGGCGCTCCTCACCGGCGAGCACCCGGCCGGGTCGCACATCCCCGGGATGACCTGGTACCACCGCGGCGAGCGGCGCCTGGTCGAGTACGGCTCGTCGTTCGCCGCCACCCTGGCCGAGGGCACGCGCCAGATGGTCGACGACATCCTCGTGAACATGAACCTCGTCCACCTGTCGCGGAACACCACCACGATCTTCGAGTTCCTCGAGGACGCCGGATACGTGACGGCGGGCGTGAACACCTACGTGTGCCGGGGGCGCGTCCGCCACCCGATCACGTGGCCGGTCGCCCGCAGCCTGGCCCGCCGCATCGGCATCGTCGACGCCGTCTACGGCCCCCGCCGCTATTTCCTGGGCGATCTCTTCTTCACCGACCAGACCGGCGCCCCGCGCAACTTCGGCGGCGGGATCGACCGCCACGGCGGCGCCGTCGGCCGCTGGCTGGTCACCCGTGACGGCTTCGACTTCCTGTTCTTCTATCTGTACGAGACCGACGCGGCCCAGCACCGCGGCGGCGACGTCATCGGGGCCGTCGAGGTCGCCGACGGCGGCCTGGGGCTGCTGGTGGAGGCGGCCGGTGGGCTCGACCGCTTCCTCGACCGCTACGCCGTGGTCGTGGTCGCGGACCACTCCCAGAGCCCCGTGCTCCACGCCGCCGACGCGGCCGGGCCGCTCGAGGGCATGGAGCTCTTCCGCTCCAGCCGTCGCTCCGACCCCGACAGCTGCGAGCTGGCCGTCACGGCGTCGAACCGGGCGGCGATGGTCTACCGGCTTGGCCGCGCCCGCGAGCCGAACGGCCGCATCGCCGAGCGGATGCTCGAGCAGCCGGCCGCCGAGCTCGCCATGTACGCGGACGAGGGCTGGATGCACGTGCGCGGCGGCAGCGGCGAGCTGCGATTCCGCCGCGGCCCCGGCGAGACGGACGCGCGCGGCAACACCTTCACCGTGGAGGGCGACGCCGACCTGCTGCATCCGCAGGTACACCCGAACGCGCTCGAGCGCATCGAGGGGGCGCTCCTCTGCCCGGCCGCGGGTGAGGTGATCGTCTCGGCGGCGCCCGGCTGGGAGTTCTCCGACTCGGGCGGCGCCCACCACGTCGGCGGAGGCAGCCACGGCTCCCTGCGGGCCGAGGATTCGATCGTCCCGCTGATCACCGCCGGCTTCGACGGAGGCCCTCCGCTGGGCGGGATGCCGTCGATCACGGACATGGCGCCGCTGGCCGCCCGCCATTTCGGCGTCAACCGGCCTGTGCGCCAGGCGGCGTCCGCGCTCGCGGGCGTCCGATAG
- a CDS encoding diacylglycerol kinase family protein: MRVRLIVNAAATGVRGPVLDAVIAALRDAAELEVVTTEYAGHATELAAAATEDAVVGLGGDGTYNEIANGLPQGSLMGVLPAGASSVFARHLGYVNDPAAAARQLAEALRAGSTRSIGLGVADGRVFTFAAGLGLDAEATAIVDRTRHERPGNERPGDLQVLATALRVLRAEGFALHERMTLTAAGGISHRCSYLAVANQHPYTFLGPIPVRATPKADFEHGLDAVFTRELRGRQLWRLPVYALIWPRHARHGSRHVGYLHDLHAFTVTCDEPTAFQIDGEYVGHRERVEFTYRPDAIRVVVPAH; the protein is encoded by the coding sequence ATGCGCGTACGCCTGATCGTCAACGCGGCCGCGACGGGAGTACGCGGCCCGGTGCTGGACGCCGTCATCGCGGCCCTCCGTGACGCGGCGGAGCTCGAGGTCGTGACCACGGAGTACGCCGGCCATGCCACCGAGCTGGCCGCGGCGGCGACCGAGGACGCGGTGGTCGGCCTCGGCGGCGACGGCACCTACAACGAGATCGCGAACGGCCTGCCTCAGGGGTCGCTCATGGGCGTGCTGCCGGCGGGCGCGTCCTCGGTGTTCGCCCGCCACCTCGGCTACGTGAACGACCCGGCCGCCGCCGCCCGCCAGCTGGCCGAGGCGCTCCGGGCCGGCTCGACCCGGTCGATCGGTCTCGGCGTCGCCGACGGGCGTGTCTTCACCTTCGCGGCCGGTCTGGGGCTCGACGCCGAGGCGACGGCGATCGTCGACCGGACCCGGCACGAGCGGCCCGGGAACGAGCGCCCCGGCGACCTGCAGGTGCTTGCGACGGCGCTGCGCGTGCTGCGCGCCGAGGGGTTCGCGCTCCACGAGCGCATGACCCTGACCGCGGCCGGCGGGATCTCGCACCGCTGCTCCTACCTGGCCGTCGCCAACCAGCACCCGTACACGTTCCTCGGCCCGATTCCGGTGCGGGCCACGCCGAAGGCGGACTTCGAGCACGGCCTCGACGCCGTGTTCACCCGCGAGCTGCGCGGCCGCCAGCTGTGGCGCCTGCCGGTCTACGCGCTGATCTGGCCCCGCCACGCCCGTCACGGCAGCCGCCACGTCGGCTATCTGCACGACCTGCACGCGTTCACGGTCACGTGCGACGAGCCGACCGCGTTCCAGATCGACGGCGAGTACGTCGGCCACCGAGAGCGGGTCGAGTTCACGTACCGGCCGGATGCGATCCGGGTCGTGGTGCCGGCGCATTAG
- a CDS encoding trypsin-like peptidase domain-containing protein: MTAYVRQGVLVVAAAAVGGASAVALGRAGVGSTSRTTTVRRVAAVHAPINVSSTTSGLNAAQIYRRDAAGVVVVNATVVRSVADPLDPFAPSQKERTRALGSGFVIDRRGHILTNAHVVAGARTVTVGFRKGGTYKADVVGIDLIDDVAVLDVPTAPSSALEPLPLGSVRSVQVGDPVVAIGNPLGEYRSITEGIVSAKARQINSLKPGYKIYNAIQTDAAINHGNSGGPLLDNRGRVLGINSQIQTTTGDGSGVGFAVPVDTVKRSLDQLRTQGRARYAYLGVATARVYPQLAQRFNLPVRDGAWI; the protein is encoded by the coding sequence ATGACGGCCTACGTGCGACAGGGGGTGCTCGTGGTCGCGGCCGCCGCGGTGGGGGGCGCAAGCGCCGTCGCGCTGGGACGCGCCGGCGTCGGCAGCACCTCGAGGACGACCACCGTCCGCCGCGTGGCCGCCGTCCACGCGCCGATCAACGTCTCGTCGACCACGAGCGGGCTGAACGCCGCCCAGATCTATCGCCGGGACGCCGCCGGCGTCGTCGTCGTGAACGCGACCGTGGTGCGGTCGGTCGCCGACCCGCTCGACCCGTTCGCGCCCAGCCAGAAGGAGCGCACCCGCGCCCTTGGCTCGGGCTTCGTGATCGACCGCCGCGGCCACATCCTCACGAACGCGCACGTCGTGGCGGGCGCCCGCACCGTCACCGTCGGCTTCCGCAAGGGCGGCACCTACAAGGCCGACGTGGTCGGGATCGACCTGATCGACGACGTCGCCGTCCTCGACGTGCCGACGGCGCCGAGCTCGGCCCTCGAGCCGCTCCCGCTGGGGAGCGTGCGCTCGGTGCAGGTGGGCGACCCGGTGGTCGCGATCGGCAACCCGCTCGGCGAGTACCGCAGCATCACCGAGGGGATCGTCTCGGCGAAGGCGCGGCAGATCAACTCGCTGAAGCCGGGCTACAAGATCTACAACGCGATCCAGACCGACGCCGCCATCAACCACGGCAACTCGGGCGGCCCGCTGCTGGACAACCGCGGTCGCGTGCTGGGGATCAACTCCCAGATCCAGACCACGACCGGGGACGGCTCCGGGGTCGGCTTCGCGGTGCCCGTCGACACGGTCAAGCGGTCGCTGGACCAGCTGCGCACGCAGGGACGGGCGCGTTACGCCTACCTCGGCGTCGCGACGGCGCGCGTGTACCCGCAGCTGGCCCAGCGGTTCAACCTCCCGGTGCGCGACGGGGCGTGGATC